One genomic window of Roseateles sp. DAIF2 includes the following:
- a CDS encoding 4'-phosphopantetheinyl transferase superfamily protein: MSASAEPTALRLGGPPLFELPLDALPEAPAADWLAQHLHPQELARWSAYGLPKRRREWLAGRLCAKAALRALLAPAPPPHAALRIEPDAAGRPRTPGHALHLSISHSRRRAVAAAAALPLGIDTESHEALGAASLEALLTPAEVALTARHFGCGEAAARTLLWCLKEARFKCQGRGGFVGQALAWRLRAWSRDDQPRWADAGAWPAPPPGCRWEVRLRLDAQEACVLVRACRQNSFHNNPDHESRASCMPTA; this comes from the coding sequence TTGAGCGCCAGCGCTGAGCCGACGGCGCTGCGCCTGGGCGGCCCGCCCCTGTTCGAGCTGCCGCTCGACGCGCTGCCCGAGGCGCCGGCCGCTGACTGGCTGGCGCAACACCTGCACCCGCAGGAGCTGGCGCGCTGGTCGGCCTACGGCCTGCCAAAGCGGCGGCGCGAATGGCTGGCCGGGCGGCTCTGCGCCAAGGCCGCGCTGCGCGCGCTGCTGGCGCCAGCGCCGCCACCGCACGCGGCGCTGCGCATCGAGCCCGACGCGGCGGGCCGGCCGCGCACCCCGGGCCATGCGCTGCACCTGAGCATCAGCCACAGCCGGCGCCGCGCGGTGGCGGCCGCGGCCGCGCTGCCGCTGGGCATCGATACCGAGAGCCACGAGGCGCTGGGCGCCGCCAGCCTGGAGGCGCTGCTGACGCCGGCGGAGGTGGCGCTGACGGCGCGGCATTTCGGCTGCGGCGAGGCCGCGGCCCGCACCCTGCTGTGGTGCCTGAAGGAGGCGCGCTTCAAATGCCAGGGCCGCGGCGGCTTCGTCGGCCAGGCCCTCGCCTGGCGGCTGCGCGCCTGGAGCCGCGACGACCAGCCGCGCTGGGCCGATGCCGGCGCCTGGCCGGCACCGCCGCCGGGCTGCCGCTGGGAGGTGCGCCTGCGGCTCGATGCCCAGGAGGCCTGCGTGCTGGTGCGGGCCTGCCGGCAGAACTCATTCCACAACAACCCCGATCACGAAAGCCGCGCGTCATGCATGCCGACAGCCTGA
- a CDS encoding class I SAM-dependent methyltransferase, translated as MKLATLRKLLFEKSILSFLRLGGETQSLYRSAFATAAGQAGVLGLLHEAPRDGLAIAQALQIEPERRHALLAWLDCGVRIGELELKRERYHLKGRLSRLLARPRNEVTAALFTEVTRYHFDALLQAPTRLREQRPYTLADQDGELIARSSRILEPFVEEAIDWAFEQARPRRVLEVGCGAGHYLAYMLRRWPELQLEAIDLQADVVVCARRHLQEQGLLSKVSIGQADLFELPLPGAGTPGYDLITLHNNFYYFDAAQREALLDRVAALLAPGGRLLMTSSCRGGSPAIAALHLWWSLSERSAGLPERDALLARLRDAGWRDIRHRRLLPGESYYGFLAERP; from the coding sequence ATGAAGCTCGCGACCTTGCGAAAACTGCTGTTCGAAAAGAGCATCCTGTCCTTTCTGCGCCTGGGCGGCGAGACGCAGAGCCTGTACCGCAGCGCCTTCGCCACCGCGGCCGGCCAGGCCGGCGTGCTGGGCCTGCTGCACGAGGCGCCGCGCGACGGCCTGGCGATCGCCCAGGCCCTGCAGATCGAGCCGGAGCGGCGCCATGCGCTGCTGGCCTGGCTGGACTGCGGCGTGCGCATCGGCGAGCTGGAGCTCAAGCGCGAGCGCTACCACCTGAAGGGCCGGCTCTCGCGCCTGCTGGCACGGCCGCGCAACGAGGTCACCGCCGCCCTGTTCACCGAGGTGACGCGCTACCACTTCGACGCCCTGCTGCAGGCCCCGACCCGGCTGCGCGAGCAGCGGCCCTACACCCTGGCCGACCAGGACGGCGAGCTGATCGCGCGCTCCTCGCGCATCCTCGAGCCCTTCGTCGAGGAGGCGATCGACTGGGCCTTCGAGCAGGCCCGGCCGCGCCGCGTGCTGGAGGTCGGCTGCGGCGCCGGCCATTACCTCGCCTACATGCTGCGGCGCTGGCCGGAGCTGCAGCTGGAGGCGATCGACCTGCAGGCCGATGTGGTGGTCTGCGCGCGCCGGCATCTGCAGGAGCAGGGCCTGCTGTCCAAGGTGTCGATCGGCCAGGCCGACCTGTTCGAGCTGCCGCTGCCGGGCGCCGGCACGCCGGGCTACGACCTGATCACCCTGCACAACAACTTCTACTACTTCGACGCCGCGCAGCGCGAGGCCCTGCTGGACCGGGTCGCGGCCCTGCTGGCGCCGGGCGGGCGCCTCCTGATGACCAGCAGCTGCCGCGGCGGCAGCCCGGCGATCGCCGCGCTGCACCTGTGGTGGAGCCTGTCCGAGCGCAGCGCCGGCCTGCCCGAGCGCGACGCGCTGCTGGCGCGGCTGCGCGACGCCGGCTGGCGCGATATCCGGCATCGCCGCCTGCTGCCCGGCGAGAGCTATTACGGCTTTCTGGCCGAACGGCCCTGA
- a CDS encoding PEP/pyruvate-binding domain-containing protein — protein MTMELNLDPAPERLGSDKNAAPVWARRFADCAEPDARQLGGKGASLARLHQQGLPVPDGFCIEAACLDEVATLQQLALDEALASGDAARWARMAEQLRAVQLPSRAIAAITLAYEALGAGAVAVRSSACDEDGQAHSFAGQHDSFLQVQGLPELLQRLRDCWASLFNPAALAYRRQHGGALAGARMAVVVQRMVPAGFDTAAGVAFARDPLQPGAPRLLIEACVGLGEGLVSGRVVSDAYLLATGDLRQVEQRILHKPAALLWSPERREAQLQPLPAAARERAVLSEAARHAVGELLQRCTRLQGSPQDIEWALDAAGRLWLLQSRPITTLDELPDEPEGPHQGAPDAQRDARILWSRMDIGEIFTGRMSPLGISFARYYQYRVHRECGKGIGLLDLGDPDEYMGYHRGHVYLNVAYTAYLLSQTPPGLDQTPFLHRFTSEEVSLSDYRNPYGLRHGRNGLERLHSQLYWFGKTLGELVGARRRARRMIESRRREYERACAQDLGALDQAGLRDELRHALDYFRAMHIGYLPFYINAFGLYGLLEELCGAWLPGRGLHLQNRLKGDMSNLRTVESARDLWALTQALCAHPGLRELLQRTPAEQVHGALLALPEGRRFLTGAYADFMRDNGVRGREEMELTHPRWVDDPCYVFQMVKTYLQQGFGVDQRLAASGQQRGQDTEALLRELTPRRRWLLRQVMRLYCGCSRLREDTRMSMITSIWLVRRVVVELTRRLVAQGLLHDMDEMAWLDFEQLRGYLEGELSAEQAFARPLIEARRRRQQAWLRAGEPALTFIGAPPTRTPQPAPPAAAGGDGLAGLGTSHGVVRGRARVIHDLSRQAAELQAGEIIVTTFTDASWTPIFALAGGVVTDIGSMLSHSSIVAREFGIPSVVNTRHASSRVRTGDWLTVDGERGTVRIEPATDTKEPAPC, from the coding sequence ATGACGATGGAACTGAATCTGGACCCGGCGCCCGAGCGCCTGGGCAGCGACAAGAACGCCGCCCCGGTCTGGGCGCGCCGCTTCGCCGACTGCGCCGAGCCGGATGCGCGGCAGCTGGGCGGCAAGGGCGCCAGCCTGGCGCGTCTGCACCAGCAGGGCCTGCCGGTGCCCGACGGCTTCTGCATCGAGGCCGCCTGCCTGGACGAGGTCGCAACATTGCAGCAGCTGGCGCTGGACGAGGCGCTGGCCAGCGGCGACGCGGCGCGCTGGGCCCGCATGGCCGAGCAGCTGCGCGCGGTGCAGTTGCCGAGCCGGGCGATCGCGGCGATCACGCTGGCCTACGAGGCGCTCGGCGCCGGCGCGGTGGCGGTGCGCTCCTCGGCCTGCGACGAGGACGGCCAGGCCCATTCCTTCGCCGGCCAGCATGACAGCTTCCTGCAGGTGCAGGGCCTGCCCGAGCTGCTGCAGCGGCTGCGCGACTGCTGGGCCTCGCTGTTCAACCCGGCCGCGCTGGCCTACCGGCGCCAGCATGGCGGCGCGCTGGCCGGCGCGCGCATGGCGGTGGTGGTGCAGCGCATGGTGCCGGCCGGCTTCGACACCGCGGCCGGCGTGGCCTTCGCGCGCGACCCGCTGCAGCCGGGCGCGCCGCGCCTCTTGATCGAGGCCTGCGTGGGCCTGGGCGAGGGCCTGGTCTCGGGCCGCGTGGTCAGCGACGCCTATCTGCTGGCGACCGGCGACCTGCGCCAGGTCGAGCAGCGCATCCTGCACAAGCCCGCGGCCCTGCTGTGGTCGCCCGAGCGGCGCGAGGCCCAGCTGCAGCCGCTGCCGGCCGCGGCGCGCGAGCGGGCGGTGCTGTCCGAGGCGGCGCGGCATGCGGTGGGCGAGCTGCTGCAGCGCTGCACCCGCCTGCAGGGCAGCCCGCAGGACATCGAATGGGCGCTCGATGCGGCCGGGCGGCTGTGGCTGCTGCAGAGCCGCCCGATCACCACCCTGGACGAGCTGCCGGACGAACCCGAGGGCCCGCACCAGGGCGCCCCCGATGCGCAGCGCGACGCGCGCATCCTGTGGTCGCGCATGGACATCGGCGAGATCTTCACCGGCCGCATGAGTCCGCTGGGCATCAGCTTCGCGCGCTACTACCAGTACCGCGTGCACCGCGAATGCGGCAAGGGCATCGGCCTGCTGGACCTGGGCGATCCCGACGAGTACATGGGCTACCACCGCGGCCATGTCTATCTCAACGTGGCCTACACCGCCTACCTGCTGTCGCAGACGCCGCCCGGCCTGGACCAGACGCCCTTCCTGCACCGCTTCACCAGCGAGGAGGTGTCGCTGAGCGACTACCGCAACCCCTACGGGCTGCGCCATGGCCGCAACGGGCTGGAGCGCCTGCACAGCCAGCTCTACTGGTTCGGCAAGACCCTGGGCGAGCTGGTTGGCGCGCGGCGCCGCGCGCGCCGGATGATCGAATCACGCCGGCGCGAGTACGAGCGGGCCTGCGCCCAGGACCTCGGCGCGCTGGACCAGGCGGGCCTGCGCGACGAGCTGCGCCATGCGCTGGACTATTTCCGCGCGATGCACATCGGCTACCTGCCCTTCTACATCAACGCCTTCGGGCTCTACGGCCTGCTGGAAGAGCTGTGCGGCGCCTGGCTACCGGGCCGCGGCCTGCATCTGCAGAACCGGCTGAAGGGCGACATGTCGAACCTGCGCACCGTCGAGTCGGCGCGCGACCTCTGGGCCCTGACCCAGGCCCTGTGCGCCCACCCGGGCCTGCGCGAGCTGCTGCAGCGCACGCCCGCGGAACAGGTGCATGGTGCCCTGTTGGCCCTGCCCGAGGGCCGGCGCTTCCTGACCGGCGCCTATGCCGACTTCATGCGCGACAACGGCGTGCGCGGACGCGAGGAGATGGAGCTGACCCATCCGCGCTGGGTCGACGATCCCTGCTATGTGTTCCAGATGGTCAAGACCTATCTGCAGCAGGGCTTCGGCGTCGACCAGCGGTTGGCCGCCAGCGGCCAGCAGCGCGGCCAGGACACCGAGGCGCTGCTGCGCGAGCTGACGCCGCGCCGGCGCTGGCTGCTGCGCCAGGTGATGCGGCTGTACTGCGGCTGCAGCCGGCTGCGCGAGGACACGCGCATGAGCATGATCACCTCGATCTGGCTGGTGCGCCGGGTGGTGGTCGAGCTGACGCGGCGCCTGGTGGCCCAGGGCCTGCTGCATGACATGGACGAGATGGCCTGGCTGGACTTCGAGCAGCTGCGCGGCTATCTGGAGGGCGAGCTGAGCGCCGAGCAGGCCTTCGCCCGCCCCTTGATCGAGGCACGCCGACGGCGCCAGCAGGCCTGGCTGCGCGCCGGCGAGCCGGCCCTGACCTTCATCGGCGCGCCGCCCACCCGCACGCCGCAGCCGGCACCGCCCGCCGCTGCCGGCGGCGACGGCCTGGCCGGCCTGGGCACCTCGCATGGCGTGGTGCGCGGCCGCGCCCGCGTGATCCACGACCTGAGCCGCCAGGCGGCCGAGCTGCAGGCCGGCGAGATCATCGTCACCACCTTCACCGACGCCTCCTGGACGCCGATCTTCGCGCTGGCCGGCGGCGTCGTCACCGACATCGGCTCGATGCTCTCGCACAGCTCCATCGTCGCGCGCGAGTTCGGCATCCCCTCGGTCGTCAACACCCGCCATGCCAGCAGCCGCGTGCGCACCGGCGACTGGCTGACCGTGGACGGCGAGCGCGGCACCGTGCGGATCGAGCCCGCCACCGACACCAAGGAACCCGCCCCATGCTGA
- a CDS encoding acyl-CoA dehydrogenase family protein — MHADSLNLARQWEQLLGDPRHSDALLHFGASLQEDERELFPQAQLLTLQRMGLFEQLVPRADGGRLDEPERVLLLSRILSRRNLSCAVAFGQSLLGSIPIWLAGSPAQRAAHAASLRAGGLACLALTERAHGSDILATEFEVRAEGEELRLSGEKWLINNGSRGASATVLARQVHADGRSELVLLRLARPDAPAPAWQSLPKIATHGIRGADISGFTLQDHRCAAAEALLPRGEPAIGTVLKTLQISRILCAGFSLGATDTLLRLTLGFAGQRELYGKQVAQIPAARAKLAQSYARLLGADLLAQACTRAIALLPQELSLISPICKYRLPLECEAIARELAVVLGARHYLRSSDALGMFQKMQRDLQVVSLFDGSTQVNLALLAGQLRHLQERLEQPGGPHDAEAARALARQLLRPAAWAGGWPEAGALRLASQGRDSLMLAYRQLRARHEPAADEPMLAATLQRLDRRLQAWLDAVRQALWEERCALDSCRVLALAQDYTRLWHACALALAWQLEQEDSDGGPGGGLDADLLLENLRQALPELEIAGCEARDERLLQRALAALRHPHLFSLSPLPCAW; from the coding sequence ATGCATGCCGACAGCCTGAACCTGGCCAGACAATGGGAGCAGCTGCTCGGCGACCCGCGTCACAGCGACGCGCTGCTGCACTTCGGCGCCAGCCTGCAGGAAGACGAGCGCGAGCTGTTCCCGCAGGCCCAGCTGCTGACCCTGCAGCGCATGGGCCTGTTCGAGCAGCTGGTGCCGCGGGCCGATGGCGGCCGGCTCGACGAGCCGGAGCGGGTGCTGCTGCTGTCGCGCATCCTGTCGCGCCGCAATCTCAGCTGCGCGGTCGCCTTCGGCCAGAGCCTGCTCGGTTCGATCCCGATCTGGCTGGCCGGCAGCCCGGCGCAGCGCGCCGCCCATGCGGCCAGCCTGCGCGCCGGCGGCCTGGCCTGCCTGGCGCTGACCGAGCGCGCCCATGGCAGCGACATCCTGGCCACCGAGTTCGAGGTCCGCGCCGAGGGCGAAGAACTGCGGCTCAGCGGCGAGAAATGGCTGATCAACAACGGCAGCCGCGGCGCCTCGGCCACGGTGCTGGCGCGCCAGGTCCATGCCGACGGCCGCAGCGAGCTGGTGCTGCTGCGCCTGGCGCGCCCGGACGCGCCGGCGCCGGCCTGGCAGTCCCTGCCCAAGATCGCCACCCATGGCATCCGCGGCGCCGACATCAGCGGCTTCACGCTGCAGGACCATCGCTGCGCCGCCGCCGAGGCCCTGCTGCCGCGCGGCGAGCCCGCGATCGGCACGGTGCTGAAGACCCTGCAGATCTCGCGCATCCTCTGCGCCGGCTTCTCGCTCGGCGCCACCGACACCCTGCTGCGCCTGACGCTGGGCTTCGCCGGGCAGCGCGAGCTCTACGGCAAGCAGGTCGCGCAGATCCCGGCCGCCCGCGCCAAGCTGGCGCAGAGCTATGCGCGCCTGCTGGGCGCCGACCTGCTGGCGCAGGCCTGTACCCGCGCGATCGCGCTGCTGCCGCAGGAGCTGAGCCTGATCTCGCCGATCTGCAAGTACCGGCTGCCGCTGGAATGCGAGGCGATCGCGCGCGAGCTGGCCGTGGTGCTGGGCGCACGCCATTACCTGCGCTCCAGCGATGCGCTGGGGATGTTCCAGAAGATGCAGCGCGACCTGCAGGTGGTGAGCCTGTTCGACGGCAGCACCCAGGTCAACCTGGCCCTGCTGGCCGGCCAGCTGCGGCATCTGCAGGAGCGGCTGGAGCAGCCGGGCGGCCCTCACGACGCCGAGGCCGCGCGCGCGCTGGCGCGCCAGCTGCTGCGCCCGGCCGCCTGGGCCGGCGGCTGGCCCGAGGCCGGCGCGCTGCGCCTGGCCAGCCAGGGCCGCGACAGCCTGATGCTGGCCTACCGCCAGCTGCGCGCGCGGCACGAACCCGCTGCGGACGAACCGATGCTGGCCGCGACGCTGCAGCGGCTGGACCGGCGGCTGCAGGCCTGGCTGGATGCCGTGCGGCAGGCCCTGTGGGAGGAGCGCTGCGCGCTGGACAGCTGCCGCGTGCTGGCGCTGGCGCAGGACTACACCCGGCTCTGGCATGCCTGCGCGCTGGCGCTGGCCTGGCAGCTGGAGCAGGAAGACAGCGACGGCGGCCCCGGCGGTGGCCTCGACGCCGACCTGCTGCTGGAGAACCTGCGCCAGGCCCTGCCCGAGCTGGAGATCGCCGGCTGCGAGGCGCGCGACGAGCGCCTGCTGCAGCGCGCGCTGGCCGCGCTGCGCCATCCGCATCTGTTTTCGCTCAGCCCCCTGCCCTGCGCCTGGTAG
- a CDS encoding FtsX-like permease family protein: MLAHRLALRNLLRHRRRSGLTVAVIVLTMALLTCFMGLSDGGHRAMIEVGVRMGLGHLIVGQQGYQQDPSLSRLIADGPQAREVLREVAGPSVRAVVPRLRFSAMVQAGPQQVAVSVSGVDPAHEVRVSGIADSRAIVEGQTLAARLQQPRAGALPPLVLGQRLAKALDVRLGDRVTLTVKPREGSGFARAAFELVGIFHTGLQELDAFWVELPLDAAQRLAGVGPDVSQLAFYLDDERELAPLQQRLGELLKARGWEAQRWMDAAPELNSAVALDAAGMALLMVIVIVVVVAGILNTVIMSALKRHREFGVMLALGGSPGLLVRVVLLEALYLAGAGLALGLLLGGAAHWHFASEGLNFREVFGTSLEAGGVLLPERFYSLLDPLKLGAVTALVLLLTLAVSSYPALRCGRLNPIQAIHDHG; the protein is encoded by the coding sequence ATGCTTGCCCACCGACTCGCGCTGCGCAACCTGCTGCGCCACCGCCGCCGCAGCGGCCTGACCGTTGCCGTCATCGTGCTGACGATGGCCCTGCTGACCTGCTTCATGGGCCTGTCCGACGGCGGCCACCGCGCGATGATCGAGGTCGGGGTCCGCATGGGCCTGGGCCACCTGATCGTCGGCCAGCAGGGCTACCAGCAGGACCCCAGCCTGTCCCGCCTGATCGCCGACGGCCCGCAGGCCCGGGAGGTGCTGCGCGAGGTCGCCGGCCCGAGCGTGCGCGCGGTGGTGCCCCGGCTGCGCTTCTCGGCCATGGTGCAGGCCGGTCCGCAGCAGGTGGCGGTGAGCGTCTCCGGGGTTGACCCGGCGCATGAGGTCCGGGTCTCCGGCATCGCCGACAGCCGTGCCATCGTCGAAGGCCAGACCCTGGCGGCGCGGCTGCAGCAGCCGCGCGCCGGCGCGCTGCCGCCGCTGGTGCTGGGCCAGCGCCTGGCCAAGGCGCTGGACGTGCGCCTGGGCGACCGCGTCACCCTGACCGTCAAGCCGCGCGAGGGCAGCGGCTTCGCGCGCGCCGCCTTCGAGCTGGTCGGCATCTTCCACACCGGCCTGCAGGAGCTGGACGCCTTCTGGGTCGAGCTGCCGCTGGACGCGGCGCAGCGCCTGGCCGGCGTCGGGCCGGACGTCAGCCAGCTTGCCTTCTACCTCGACGACGAGCGCGAGCTGGCGCCGCTGCAGCAGCGCCTGGGCGAGCTGCTGAAGGCACGCGGCTGGGAGGCGCAGCGCTGGATGGATGCGGCGCCGGAGCTGAACTCGGCCGTCGCGCTGGACGCGGCGGGCATGGCGCTCCTGATGGTGATCGTGATCGTCGTCGTCGTGGCCGGCATCCTCAACACCGTGATCATGTCGGCGCTGAAGCGGCACCGCGAGTTCGGCGTGATGCTGGCCCTGGGCGGCAGCCCCGGCCTGCTGGTGCGGGTGGTGCTGCTGGAGGCCCTCTACCTGGCCGGCGCCGGCCTGGCGCTGGGCCTGCTGCTGGGCGGCGCCGCGCATTGGCATTTCGCCAGCGAGGGGCTGAACTTCCGCGAGGTCTTCGGCACCAGCCTGGAGGCCGGCGGCGTGCTGCTGCCCGAGCGTTTCTATTCGCTGCTGGACCCGCTCAAGCTGGGCGCGGTCACCGCCCTGGTGCTGCTGCTGACCCTCGCGGTCAGCAGCTATCCGGCGCTGCGCTGCGGCCGTCTCAATCCCATTCAGGCAATCCACGACCATGGCTGA
- a CDS encoding ABC transporter permease, which translates to MSSTLYRMAWRNLGRNRRRSLATGLGLALALALCMATLAIMDGLSRDLIRGTTDGEVGHLQIHAPGYLDSRSLRLNVPADAAALGALRQPGVEGVSPRLFAYAHLSHGSRSAGVQLFGLDPRAEAGVTRLQDKLAGGQWLAPEPTPWAAPRALDARQQAEDRALTQAAIDAAFEAVTGGRRPAAAPDERRSLDLAEQLAPRPERRPGVVLGVRLAANLGLQPDTQGRWGQTLSLLVESAQGVPSSLELELRGVVATGLDHQDRSRALLHVADLQQMLQLGGRAHEIALRLLEPAEADARAAALQQRLGAQQQVQSWSQLRPDVLALIAANQALMGTLVFIVFLIAGVGVLNTMLVSVMERQRELSLLKALGLAPARVLGLVAAETLLLCLSAGAAGLLLGLGLSLWLQTQGLDVSGFGEFSLSGVGMAPVLRAQLGPLSALLPLGLLLLISLLASLLPAAWAARLLPATGLRAT; encoded by the coding sequence ATGAGCAGCACCCTGTACCGCATGGCCTGGCGCAACCTGGGCCGCAACCGCCGGCGCAGCCTGGCCACCGGCCTGGGCCTGGCGCTGGCGCTGGCCCTGTGCATGGCCACCTTGGCGATCATGGACGGGCTCAGCCGCGACCTGATCCGCGGCACCACCGACGGCGAGGTCGGCCATCTGCAGATCCATGCGCCCGGCTATCTGGACAGCCGCAGCCTGCGCCTGAACGTGCCGGCCGACGCCGCCGCGCTGGGCGCGCTGCGGCAGCCCGGCGTCGAGGGCGTCAGCCCGCGCCTGTTCGCCTACGCGCATCTGAGCCATGGCAGCCGCTCGGCCGGCGTGCAGCTGTTCGGCCTCGATCCGCGGGCCGAGGCCGGCGTGACCCGGCTGCAGGACAAGCTCGCCGGCGGCCAGTGGCTGGCGCCCGAGCCGACGCCCTGGGCCGCGCCGCGCGCGCTGGATGCGCGCCAGCAGGCCGAGGACCGGGCGCTGACCCAGGCCGCGATCGACGCCGCCTTCGAGGCGGTGACCGGCGGCCGGCGCCCCGCCGCCGCGCCGGACGAGCGGCGCAGCCTGGACCTGGCCGAGCAGCTGGCGCCGCGGCCCGAGCGCCGCCCCGGCGTGGTGCTGGGCGTGCGGCTGGCCGCCAATCTGGGCCTGCAGCCCGACACGCAGGGTCGCTGGGGCCAGACCCTGAGCCTGCTGGTCGAGAGCGCGCAGGGCGTGCCGAGCAGCCTGGAGCTGGAGCTGCGCGGCGTGGTCGCCACCGGCCTGGACCACCAGGACCGCAGCCGCGCGCTGCTGCATGTCGCCGACCTGCAGCAGATGCTGCAGCTGGGCGGCCGCGCCCATGAGATCGCGCTGCGCCTGCTGGAGCCGGCCGAGGCCGATGCCCGCGCCGCCGCGCTGCAGCAGCGCCTGGGCGCGCAGCAGCAGGTGCAGAGCTGGTCGCAGCTGCGCCCGGACGTGCTGGCCCTGATCGCGGCCAACCAGGCGCTGATGGGCACCCTGGTCTTCATCGTGTTCCTGATCGCCGGCGTCGGCGTGCTCAACACCATGCTGGTCAGCGTGATGGAGCGCCAGCGCGAGCTGAGCCTGCTGAAGGCCCTGGGCCTGGCACCGGCGCGCGTGCTGGGCCTGGTGGCGGCCGAGACCCTGCTCTTGTGCCTGAGCGCCGGCGCCGCCGGCCTGCTGCTGGGCCTGGGCCTGAGCCTGTGGCTGCAGACCCAGGGGCTGGACGTGTCGGGCTTCGGCGAGTTCAGCCTGTCCGGCGTCGGCATGGCGCCGGTGCTGCGGGCCCAGCTGGGCCCGCTCAGCGCGCTGCTGCCGCTGGGCCTGCTGCTCTTGATCAGCCTGTTGGCCTCCCTGCTGCCGGCCGCCTGGGCCGCCCGGCTGCTGCCCGCCACCGGCCTGCGCGCCACCTGA
- a CDS encoding RedY protein, producing MLTLIDRIRLKSPEQRAPFMRWVREVDYRACQDLPSVLRFQVFECPGGDGLDFFEIVEVSSAEAFDLDMRTPLFQTLVQRFSQMAELGDQFGGHLLEPGFERQR from the coding sequence ATGCTGACCCTGATCGACCGCATCCGCCTGAAGTCCCCCGAGCAGCGCGCGCCCTTCATGCGCTGGGTCCGCGAGGTCGACTACCGGGCCTGCCAGGACCTGCCCAGCGTGCTGCGCTTCCAGGTCTTCGAATGCCCGGGCGGCGACGGGCTGGACTTCTTCGAGATCGTCGAGGTCAGCAGCGCCGAGGCTTTCGACCTGGACATGCGCACGCCGCTGTTCCAGACCCTGGTGCAGCGCTTCAGCCAGATGGCCGAGCTGGGCGACCAGTTCGGCGGCCACCTGCTGGAGCCCGGCTTTGAGCGCCAGCGCTGA
- a CDS encoding ABC transporter ATP-binding protein, with protein sequence MADPVFLAQGLHKTFQQGSLQVQALRGIDLRIDAGEFVVIAGPSGSGKSTLLNILGLLDSPSEGRLQFAGQDMAGLPQAELSRLRRDRLGFVFQAYNLMPVLTALENTEMVMEFQGMPAEQRRQVSSALLTQLGLAEQMHRYPDQLSGGQQQRVAVARAIASRPRVVIADEPTANLDSASATALMDLMVGINRSQGVSFVFSSHDPHVIQRARRVLTLRDGRLVSDELQGGATPPAPPQGARGSTAHAVV encoded by the coding sequence ATGGCTGATCCCGTTTTTCTGGCCCAGGGCCTGCACAAGACCTTCCAGCAGGGTTCGCTGCAGGTGCAGGCGCTGCGCGGCATCGACCTGCGCATCGACGCCGGTGAATTCGTCGTCATCGCCGGGCCCTCCGGCTCCGGCAAGTCCACCCTGCTCAATATCCTGGGCCTGCTGGACAGCCCCAGCGAGGGCCGGCTGCAGTTCGCCGGCCAGGACATGGCGGGCCTGCCGCAGGCCGAGCTGTCGCGGCTGCGGCGCGACCGGCTGGGCTTCGTGTTCCAGGCCTACAACCTGATGCCGGTGCTGACCGCGCTGGAGAACACCGAGATGGTGATGGAGTTCCAGGGCATGCCGGCCGAGCAGCGCCGCCAGGTCAGCAGCGCGCTGCTGACCCAGCTGGGCCTGGCCGAGCAGATGCACCGCTACCCCGACCAGCTCAGCGGCGGCCAGCAGCAGCGCGTCGCGGTGGCGCGCGCGATCGCCAGCCGGCCGCGCGTCGTGATCGCCGACGAGCCGACCGCCAATCTCGATTCCGCCAGCGCCACCGCGCTGATGGACCTGATGGTCGGCATCAACCGCAGCCAGGGCGTCAGCTTCGTGTTCAGCTCGCACGACCCGCATGTGATCCAGCGCGCACGCCGGGTGCTGACCCTGCGCGACGGCCGCCTGGTCTCGGACGAGCTCCAGGGCGGCGCCACGCCGCCGGCCCCGCCGCAGGGCGCGCGCGGCAGCACCGCCCATGCGGTGGTCTGA